A window of Sodalis glossinidius str. 'morsitans' contains these coding sequences:
- a CDS encoding PAS domain-containing protein — translation MENNRKQWSIKDHESRYLFINKSALQYYGIPLNFDYHGCRDEELPHPGAELASEFQKNDKIILNKEIPITEIETHIYGKMKKLHSHICEKHPFYDKNKKLIGVICQGRNIENSFIYYNLIENTHGSPTTIPQLKYLQKENLKLFFYHFRDCPAKKSLK, via the coding sequence ATGGAAAATAACAGAAAACAATGGTCTATAAAAGACCATGAATCACGGTATTTATTTATTAATAAATCAGCATTACAATACTATGGCATCCCTTTAAACTTCGATTATCATGGATGCCGAGATGAGGAACTTCCTCATCCTGGTGCAGAGTTAGCTTCAGAATTTCAAAAAAATGACAAAATAATTCTTAATAAAGAAATACCAATAACTGAAATTGAAACTCATATTTACGGGAAAATGAAAAAATTACACTCCCATATTTGCGAAAAACATCCTTTTTATGATAAAAACAAAAAACTCATTGGCGTTATATGCCAAGGAAGAAATATAGAAAACTCTTTCATTTATTACAACCTCATCGAAAACACACATGGTTCACCAACAACCATCCCCCAACTGAAATATTTACAAAAAGAGAACTTGAAATTATTTTTTTATCACTTCAGAGATTGTCCAGCAAAGAAGTCGCTAAAATAA
- a CDS encoding helix-turn-helix transcriptional regulator, with amino-acid sequence MSSKEVAKIINISHRTVENNLQCIYNKVGINSVRALREYCTSNGITQYIPEFLKKRSSHNKLIEIYSL; translated from the coding sequence TTGTCCAGCAAAGAAGTCGCTAAAATAATTAACATTTCACACAGAACGGTAGAAAATAACTTACAGTGTATTTATAATAAAGTTGGAATAAATTCAGTCAGAGCACTACGTGAATATTGCACATCTAATGGCATAACACAATATATCCCAGAGTTTTTAAAAAAAAGGAGTAGCCACAATAAACTCATAGAGATCTATTCTTTATAG
- a CDS encoding nitrilase-related carbon-nitrogen hydrolase: MVCYDIGFPEVARIFAMNNVQILFVPAVWPEYAIDIWNINCAARALENGIYLAAVNRWGKEADTRMFGGSKIVSPEGNTMILVSEKGEDIIFFNIDLALQAKTRIALPYLKDMRVSFYKEHYKE; encoded by the coding sequence ATGGTCTGTTATGACATTGGTTTTCCTGAAGTGGCGCGTATTTTTGCGATGAATAACGTACAAATATTATTTGTTCCTGCTGTATGGCCTGAATATGCAATAGATATATGGAATATTAACTGTGCTGCTCGTGCCCTAGAAAATGGTATTTATCTTGCGGCTGTAAATCGATGGGGAAAGGAAGCAGATACCAGAATGTTTGGTGGGAGTAAAATCGTCTCTCCAGAAGGGAACACCATGATTCTAGTATCCGAAAAAGGTGAAGATATTATTTTTTTCAATATAGATTTAGCTTTACAAGCTAAAACCAGAATAGCACTACCTTATTTGAAAGATATGAGGGTTTCTTTTTATAAGGAACACTATAAAGAATAG
- a CDS encoding nitrilase-related carbon-nitrogen hydrolase, with translation MINVALAQIDTVLGNKGKNLDHIKSFFHRAADNKANIICFPELATTGYTPDLLGTSLWNLSESRGGETDLLCKQTG, from the coding sequence ATGATAAACGTTGCATTGGCACAAATAGATACTGTGCTTGGTAACAAGGGAAAAAACCTTGATCACATAAAGTCATTTTTCCATAGGGCTGCTGATAATAAAGCAAATATTATCTGTTTTCCAGAGTTAGCTACTACAGGTTACACTCCTGATTTATTGGGAACTTCATTATGGAACCTCAGTGAAAGTAGAGGTGGTGAAACTGATTTGTTATGTAAGCAAACTGGCTAA
- a CDS encoding Rpn family recombination-promoting nuclease/putative transposase, translated as MSKKFTPTPHDAVFRQFLHDKATAQDFFDIWLPDDIKALCDWETLKPESGSFIDPDMKPYQSDILYSVNANGVDGYVYCLIEHQSTPDKLMAWRLMRYSMAAMQRHLEAGHDKLPLVFPVLFYCGEKSPHPYSTNWLDCFERPDIAAKIYSQPFRLMDVTTLDDDAIMQHRRMALLELIQKHIRRRDMTELLDSIVKLLSYNYYTDTQVVTMMNYLVQEGNAASPRTFITEIAKRAEKHEEALMTIAEALKQEGYQIGRDDGRQEGIQQGEHAAAMKIARQMLSRGIARDAVKACTGLSDNALDNLMC; from the coding sequence ATGAGCAAGAAATTTACTCCGACGCCCCATGATGCGGTGTTCAGGCAGTTTCTTCACGACAAGGCCACCGCGCAGGATTTTTTTGATATCTGGCTGCCTGATGATATCAAGGCGCTGTGTGACTGGGAGACCCTGAAGCCTGAGTCCGGCTCCTTTATCGACCCGGACATGAAGCCTTACCAGAGTGATATCCTCTACTCGGTGAACGCCAACGGGGTTGATGGCTATGTCTACTGTTTGATTGAGCACCAGTCGACCCCCGACAAGCTGATGGCCTGGCGGTTAATGCGCTATAGCATGGCGGCGATGCAGCGGCATCTGGAAGCCGGGCATGATAAACTGCCCCTGGTTTTTCCAGTGCTGTTCTACTGCGGTGAAAAAAGTCCGCATCCGTACAGCACCAACTGGCTGGACTGCTTTGAACGGCCCGATATTGCGGCAAAGATTTACAGCCAGCCGTTCCGATTGATGGATGTGACCACGCTCGATGATGATGCCATCATGCAGCACCGGCGCATGGCGCTGCTAGAGTTGATTCAGAAGCATATTCGCCGCCGGGATATGACGGAGTTGCTGGACAGTATTGTTAAACTGCTGTCGTACAATTATTATACGGATACGCAGGTTGTCACGATGATGAACTATCTGGTTCAGGAGGGCAATGCCGCTTCGCCGCGAACGTTCATCACCGAGATCGCTAAACGGGCAGAGAAACATGAGGAGGCGCTTATGACTATTGCTGAGGCTCTGAAGCAGGAAGGCTATCAGATTGGACGTGATGACGGCCGCCAGGAAGGCATCCAGCAAGGCGAGCATGCTGCGGCGATGAAAATTGCACGACAGATGCTGTCGCGTGGAATTGCTCGGGATGCTGTGAAAGCTTGTACAGGTTTGTCTGATAATGCTCTCGATAATCTGATGTGTTAA
- a CDS encoding ProQ/FINO family protein: MTEPRLPLLSIRRKPKIYVNPKPADKPAPAPKSAKPPKAKAPKPVKEPKLKQPPPKPLSREERIARNRAKKLRQGQEAIASLVANWPSLFDLGYPKLLKVGIAADILDDIKARELDLTRAKASATLMFYTQRVFYQQAHALKQLEKWRVETESAVSPGEEPTP, translated from the coding sequence ATGACCGAACCTAGGCTCCCCTTACTCAGTATCAGGCGCAAGCCGAAAATCTATGTGAACCCGAAGCCTGCCGATAAACCCGCGCCGGCGCCAAAATCGGCGAAGCCGCCCAAGGCAAAGGCACCAAAGCCGGTCAAGGAGCCAAAACTGAAACAGCCGCCGCCCAAGCCCCTGAGTCGGGAAGAGCGCATCGCGCGGAACCGGGCGAAAAAATTACGCCAGGGTCAGGAGGCTATCGCCAGTCTGGTGGCCAACTGGCCATCGCTTTTTGATTTGGGATACCCCAAACTGCTCAAGGTGGGCATTGCGGCGGATATCCTTGACGATATCAAGGCGCGTGAACTGGATTTAACCCGCGCCAAGGCCAGCGCGACGCTGATGTTCTATACACAACGCGTATTTTATCAGCAGGCTCATGCCCTGAAGCAGCTGGAGAAATGGCGAGTAGAAACAGAATCTGCCGTGTCACCGGGCGAAGAGCCAACGCCATGA
- a CDS encoding transposase — MTEPKKPRANYSMEFKLAMVEKSLQPGVSVALLRVTTASTIICCSNGAAVIGTSPTLLSMKALAPQSSSRTILSQWCQSVKRRCCGLQEVGHGHSTEEISEQNM; from the coding sequence ATGACAGAGCCAAAAAAACCGAGAGCCAACTACTCCATGGAGTTCAAGCTGGCTATGGTCGAAAAGTCCCTGCAACCCGGCGTCAGCGTCGCGCTGCTGCGCGTAACAACGGCATCAACGATAATCTGCTGTTCAAATGGCGCCGCCGTTATCGGCACCTCGCCGACGCTCCTGTCGATGAAGGCGCTGGCACCCCAGTCATCATCGAGGACAATATTGTCCCAGTGGTGCCAAAGCGTAAAGAGAAGGTGCTGCGGGTTACAGGAAGTCGGACACGGGCATAGTACCGAAGAAATCAGTGAACAAAACATGTAA
- the tnpB gene encoding IS66 family insertion sequence element accessory protein TnpB (TnpB, as the term is used for proteins encoded by IS66 family insertion elements, is considered an accessory protein, since TnpC, encoded by a neighboring gene, is a DDE family transposase.), whose protein sequence is MKMFVDVPAIYLYPGHVDFRKSINGLVLIIEQNMAHSPFDEALFVFCNRPARAVSVKVVVASVNSCSGSFPLRI, encoded by the coding sequence ATGAAAATGTTTGTCGATGTCCCTGCCATCTATCTTTACCCCGGTCATGTGGATTTTCGTAAAAGTATCAACGGACTGGTGCTGATTATCGAGCAGAATATGGCGCACTCCCCCTTCGATGAGGCCCTGTTTGTTTTCTGCAACCGCCCCGCCAGAGCGGTGAGTGTCAAGGTAGTTGTCGCCTCAGTTAACTCATGTAGCGGGAGTTTCCCGCTCAGGATTTAG
- a CDS encoding RraA family protein, translating to MSYVIMPRRQGVEADILQHYRQVNASTLGHLTTEGYLPGLRPRVEQCHMVGNVVTVKLFPPDGAILREALLLSQPGDVLVIDSSADEHCACWGELRNLAGLIKQLAGVVVVGAVTDITALRCQRLPVFSLGISAVTTRSLAERGEINTSLHVMEGTIHPGDLALGDDDGVFMVNARQAVELLPQLLLKEQQDQQKRTLLAQRLKACCSARQ from the coding sequence ATGAGTTATGTGATTATGCCACGTCGGCAGGGGGTTGAGGCTGACATATTACAGCATTATCGCCAGGTCAATGCATCAACCCTGGGCCACCTGACGACGGAGGGCTATTTGCCTGGTTTGCGGCCGCGGGTTGAACAGTGCCATATGGTCGGTAACGTGGTGACGGTGAAACTGTTTCCGCCCGATGGGGCAATCTTGCGAGAAGCGCTGTTGTTGAGCCAGCCGGGGGATGTATTGGTGATTGACAGTTCGGCGGATGAGCACTGTGCCTGCTGGGGGGAACTGCGCAATCTGGCGGGATTAATCAAGCAACTGGCCGGCGTGGTGGTGGTGGGGGCTGTCACCGACATTACCGCATTACGATGCCAGCGTTTGCCGGTTTTCAGTCTTGGCATTAGTGCCGTCACCACCCGTTCACTGGCGGAGCGGGGGGAAATCAACACGTCATTACATGTGATGGAGGGAACGATCCATCCGGGCGATCTGGCGTTAGGTGATGATGACGGTGTGTTTATGGTTAATGCCCGACAAGCAGTGGAATTATTGCCTCAGTTATTGTTAAAAGAGCAGCAGGATCAGCAGAAGAGAACGCTGCTCGCGCAGCGTTTAAAAGCATGTTGCTCTGCAAGACAGTAA
- a CDS encoding IucA/IucC family C-terminal-domain containing protein: MTFSLEQWAQLSGGLLLTTATQADPARSLPAATLLDDACCEQLLRTLTPTIGSPSLAITASFLAKRVSFLTTGACLYAMSAYDQGLRLSLDNALIEYGHDDGRWTSKMPLHNISPFGYQPGEREMWRAEIVTILFEGLLAPLWQTFSRVAGISAQILWENSAVRVYSLYERRMAKIDDEFIRKRCETDFFWLCEQAEPALFGLDINPLRHFRRPVTAVEGQDCGVRFRRTCCFYYKASTPVEYCSTCPLLKPGKNA; the protein is encoded by the coding sequence ATGACGTTTAGCCTGGAGCAATGGGCTCAGCTCAGCGGTGGCTTGTTGCTCACCACGGCAACGCAGGCAGACCCGGCACGCAGTCTGCCGGCTGCCACTCTGCTGGACGATGCGTGTTGCGAGCAACTGCTGCGTACCTTGACGCCGACGATCGGTTCGCCCTCGTTGGCGATCACCGCGTCGTTTTTGGCGAAAAGAGTGTCGTTTTTGACTACCGGCGCGTGCCTGTATGCCATGTCAGCGTATGACCAAGGGCTACGGCTGTCGTTGGACAATGCGCTGATTGAGTATGGTCATGATGATGGGCGCTGGACATCAAAGATGCCTCTGCACAATATCTCGCCGTTTGGCTATCAGCCCGGTGAACGAGAGATGTGGCGGGCAGAAATTGTTACCATCTTGTTTGAGGGATTACTGGCGCCGCTGTGGCAAACCTTCAGCCGGGTTGCTGGTATCTCGGCGCAGATCCTGTGGGAAAATAGTGCGGTACGGGTCTATTCGTTGTACGAACGCCGGATGGCGAAGATTGATGATGAGTTCATCAGAAAACGTTGCGAGACGGACTTCTTCTGGCTGTGTGAACAGGCGGAACCGGCGCTGTTCGGGTTGGATATTAACCCGCTGCGTCATTTTCGCCGCCCGGTGACGGCAGTTGAGGGGCAAGACTGCGGCGTGCGGTTTCGCCGTACCTGCTGTTTTTATTACAAGGCATCCACACCGGTTGAGTATTGCTCGACCTGCCCGTTGTTGAAACCGGGAAAAAATGCATGA
- a CDS encoding ABC transporter ATP-binding protein — MMSFATRALTLCYQRQTIIEDLDIVLPRGKVSVLIGSNGCGKSTLLKSFARLLKPQQGAVILNGTDIWHKPTATVARELAILPQMPSAPEGITVRQLVSLGRYPYQNWLQQWSSEDEAMVNRALRQTGVEALADRPVDTLSGGQRQRAWIAMTLAQDTEIVLLDEPTTFLDLAHQVEVLELLRELNQRENKTIIMVLHDLNLACRYADHLVAVHNRTVVAQGEPQAILTEELVKCVFDLNCRIIEDPFFSTPLCIPFGRERS; from the coding sequence ATGATGTCGTTTGCCACACGGGCTTTGACGCTTTGCTATCAACGCCAGACCATTATTGAGGATCTGGACATCGTTTTGCCGCGCGGCAAGGTTTCGGTGCTTATCGGCAGCAATGGCTGCGGCAAGAGTACGCTGCTGAAATCTTTTGCCCGTCTGTTAAAACCGCAGCAAGGGGCGGTTATTCTCAACGGCACGGATATTTGGCATAAGCCTACCGCCACGGTGGCGCGCGAGCTGGCGATCCTGCCGCAGATGCCAAGCGCGCCAGAGGGGATCACCGTGCGGCAACTGGTGAGCCTGGGGCGTTATCCTTATCAGAACTGGTTACAGCAGTGGTCGTCGGAAGATGAAGCGATGGTCAACCGCGCGCTACGTCAGACCGGAGTGGAGGCGTTGGCCGATCGTCCGGTAGATACGTTGTCCGGTGGTCAGCGCCAGCGGGCGTGGATCGCCATGACATTGGCGCAGGACACCGAGATCGTGTTGTTGGATGAACCGACTACCTTTCTCGATCTGGCCCATCAGGTCGAGGTGCTGGAACTTTTGCGGGAACTGAATCAGCGGGAGAATAAGACCATTATTATGGTGTTGCATGACCTGAACCTGGCCTGCCGTTATGCCGACCATCTGGTCGCGGTGCATAACCGCACGGTGGTGGCGCAAGGGGAACCGCAGGCGATCCTGACTGAAGAATTGGTGAAGTGTGTGTTCGACCTCAATTGCCGGATTATCGAGGATCCTTTCTTCTCCACGCCGCTGTGCATTCCTTTCGGTCGGGAGAGGTCATGA
- a CDS encoding FecCD family ABC transporter permease: MANTVIWRYGRFLCRINVSTLWRVLLTGVLALMVAGFSAAQGAVAVSPLALLHVLSGSADPALSFIIGQLRLPRILLAALVGGALGVSGLILQSIIRNPLASPDLLGISSGASTAAVVYLSFFSMTLGGQYLPLAAMTGAAIAMLAVYGLAWQRGVSPLRLVLIGVGVSALLTAITTFLLVFSPLSTTLSAYVWMAGSVYGANWDDVRTLGLWLLALLPWLALLARQVMFQQLDDGLATGIGVRVQWLRGGLLLLSVALAGTAIAWGGAMAFVGLIAPHIARRLVAPTFSGQALMSTLTGAILVMLADSVGRVLFLPADLPAGIFVAVLGAPFFLYLLIRQRQ, translated from the coding sequence ATGGCTAATACCGTCATCTGGCGTTATGGGCGTTTCTTGTGCCGGATTAATGTGTCCACCCTGTGGCGTGTGTTGTTGACCGGTGTGCTGGCGTTGATGGTGGCCGGCTTTTCGGCGGCGCAGGGCGCGGTGGCGGTCTCGCCGTTGGCACTACTGCATGTGTTGTCTGGCAGCGCCGATCCGGCTCTGAGCTTTATTATCGGCCAGCTACGCCTGCCGCGTATCCTGCTGGCGGCACTGGTGGGTGGCGCGCTTGGGGTTTCTGGGCTTATCTTGCAGAGCATTATTCGCAACCCGCTGGCTTCACCGGATTTACTGGGCATCAGTAGCGGCGCCAGCACGGCGGCGGTGGTGTATCTGTCGTTTTTCAGCATGACGCTGGGGGGGCAGTATCTGCCGCTGGCGGCGATGACGGGAGCTGCAATTGCGATGTTGGCGGTGTACGGGCTGGCATGGCAACGCGGCGTTTCACCACTGCGACTGGTACTGATAGGTGTGGGCGTTTCTGCGTTACTGACCGCCATCACTACCTTTTTATTGGTATTCAGCCCATTGAGCACCACGCTTTCCGCCTATGTCTGGATGGCCGGCAGCGTTTACGGCGCCAACTGGGACGATGTGCGCACGCTGGGGCTTTGGCTGTTGGCGCTGTTGCCGTGGCTGGCGCTGCTGGCGCGCCAGGTGATGTTCCAACAGCTCGATGACGGGCTGGCGACCGGTATTGGCGTACGGGTGCAATGGTTGCGCGGCGGGTTATTATTACTGAGCGTGGCGCTGGCGGGCACCGCGATTGCGTGGGGCGGTGCAATGGCGTTTGTCGGCTTGATCGCCCCGCATATTGCCCGGCGTCTGGTGGCGCCGACCTTTAGTGGTCAGGCGCTGATGAGTACGCTGACTGGCGCGATTTTGGTGATGCTGGCGGATAGCGTCGGCCGGGTACTGTTTTTGCCCGCCGATCTACCGGCCGGTATCTTCGTGGCGGTATTGGGCGCACCGTTCTTTTTGTATCTGTTAATACGCCAACGCCAGTGA
- a CDS encoding FecCD family ABC transporter permease, whose product MSNGMKLLLATGGVSLLMLLSLMVGARWILPSQVMAALLSPDALNVNHILVTTRLSRTLMAVTVGASLAVAGVLMQALTRNPLASPGLFGVNAGATFFVILFSSLFSLHAPGGWLWSAFAGAAIAGALVWLIGNMGQGSLSPLRIVLAGAAITALFSALSQALLVVDQEGLDTVLFYLAGSLSERSLPLVLPLVGGCLAALLAAFTMAGQVNVLNAGDEIATGLGQRTGMIRALMSFIIIILVSSAVALAGSIGFIGLVVPHMVRKGLAIDHRWLLPGSALLGAGLLLLADMLARVVILPQEVPVGVMTALFGAPFFIMLARRGGLNG is encoded by the coding sequence ATGAGTAACGGGATGAAATTATTGCTGGCGACCGGGGGGGTGTCGCTGTTGATGTTGCTGAGCCTGATGGTCGGTGCGCGTTGGATCCTGCCTTCGCAAGTGATGGCGGCGTTGCTGAGCCCGGATGCGTTGAACGTCAATCATATTCTGGTGACCACCCGCCTGTCACGCACTCTGATGGCTGTGACCGTTGGCGCCAGTCTGGCGGTGGCGGGAGTGCTGATGCAGGCGTTAACGCGTAATCCGCTGGCCTCTCCCGGTTTGTTCGGCGTCAATGCCGGCGCTACCTTCTTTGTCATTCTGTTCAGTTCGTTGTTTTCCCTGCATGCGCCGGGTGGGTGGTTGTGGAGTGCCTTTGCCGGTGCTGCAATTGCCGGCGCGTTGGTGTGGTTGATTGGCAACATGGGGCAGGGCAGCCTTAGCCCTCTGCGCATTGTGCTGGCTGGCGCGGCGATTACCGCCCTGTTCTCGGCATTATCCCAGGCGCTGTTGGTGGTGGATCAGGAAGGGTTGGATACGGTGTTGTTCTATCTGGCCGGCTCACTCAGTGAACGCAGCCTGCCGTTGGTCTTGCCTCTGGTCGGCGGCTGTCTCGCTGCGTTGCTGGCGGCGTTTACGATGGCGGGGCAGGTTAATGTGCTGAACGCCGGCGATGAGATCGCCACTGGTCTGGGACAGCGCACCGGCATGATCCGAGCGCTGATGAGCTTTATCATTATTATTCTGGTCAGCAGCGCGGTGGCGTTGGCGGGCAGTATCGGCTTTATCGGCCTGGTGGTGCCGCATATGGTGCGTAAAGGGCTGGCTATCGATCACCGCTGGTTATTGCCGGGCAGCGCCCTGCTGGGTGCCGGTTTGCTGCTGCTGGCGGATATGCTGGCGCGGGTGGTGATCCTGCCGCAAGAAGTGCCGGTGGGGGTGATGACCGCGCTGTTTGGCGCGCCGTTCTTCATCATGCTGGCGCGGCGTGGAGGGCTCAATGGCTAA
- a CDS encoding ABC transporter substrate-binding protein gives MTNRPLHQPTRRRLLRLAAGWLAGSVIASGRAQTISPRVVTLFQGATDSAVALGVTPVAVVDSWSEKPTYKYLRQALQGVPHVGLETQPSLEHIALLQPDLIVVSRFRHQRIAPLLQQIAPLVMLDNVFEFKQTLSVTAAALHRQAQAEVCLQQWQQRVANLRSQLQQRFAGHWPPTVSVLDIREDHIRSYLPGSFPGWVLSELGFGWNTTAQTTQGVSIKLSGKESLPIVNADIFFVFLRSESAGVQRNYHSLLQHPLWLQLRAPQQQQVWLVNGVVWSLSGGILGANLMLDDIERQVIPGTTA, from the coding sequence GTGACCAATAGGCCGTTACATCAACCTACCCGACGCAGATTACTGCGTCTGGCCGCTGGCTGGCTTGCCGGCAGCGTGATTGCCTCGGGCCGGGCGCAGACGATCTCACCGCGTGTGGTGACCTTGTTTCAGGGGGCGACGGACAGTGCGGTGGCGCTTGGTGTGACGCCTGTGGCGGTGGTGGATTCCTGGAGCGAAAAGCCGACCTACAAATATCTGCGTCAGGCATTGCAAGGTGTGCCGCATGTCGGTTTGGAAACCCAGCCAAGTCTGGAACATATCGCTCTGTTGCAACCGGATTTGATCGTCGTCTCACGCTTTCGTCACCAGCGCATTGCACCGCTGTTACAGCAGATAGCACCACTAGTGATGCTGGACAACGTGTTTGAATTCAAGCAGACACTGAGCGTGACAGCGGCGGCACTGCATCGGCAGGCTCAGGCCGAGGTGTGTTTGCAACAGTGGCAACAACGGGTCGCCAACCTACGCTCTCAACTGCAACAACGCTTTGCTGGCCACTGGCCGCCAACTGTGTCGGTGCTGGATATTCGTGAAGACCATATCCGCAGCTATTTACCGGGCAGTTTTCCCGGCTGGGTGCTCAGCGAACTGGGTTTTGGCTGGAATACCACGGCGCAAACCACACAGGGCGTGTCGATCAAGCTCAGTGGCAAGGAAAGTTTGCCCATCGTCAATGCGGATATCTTTTTTGTTTTCTTACGTTCGGAAAGTGCCGGGGTGCAACGCAATTACCATAGTCTGCTCCAGCATCCATTGTGGCTGCAGCTACGTGCGCCGCAGCAGCAACAGGTGTGGCTGGTCAACGGCGTTGTCTGGAGCCTGTCCGGCGGTATTCTGGGCGCCAACCTAATGCTGGATGACATTGAACGGCAGGTTATACCAGGTACGACAGCATGA
- a CDS encoding IucA/IucC family protein produces MTTQTRAADGVMQDLVDRLLAENFFGPGPLSMIEPAQWSSALPLPFVELSAEQRIWCWQDITIALRPGITQLWEKVPGTAVLQRQPNAPDWQSLSPEAFMGCVFAGTDNISQDNGKGQALFMDALRCSIRQMALSLNHRVATQDLMSKDGGAFFLAMEQWASLRDRPYHPLAKAKQGLNDADYQAYQAEFARPVALHWVAIEKSLLLCGSGVTDVQQQYPARYLLPGAQRQALWQEMRSLGIAESHIALPVHPWQSRQVLEAQLGSWFADGLCQRLQFCDTEVFATSSLRSMTPCFNGADYLKLPIAVYSLASSRYLPAVKMINGGLSEALLREGRDQDPILQRSLYLCDENRWWAFMPPQATLFDDAPRHLSAQVRGYPAELLDDPDCRLMPMAALGTSLPDSKQHFFDDWLQYRQLPADAASVLILFRELCHCFFGVNLRMFRLGMMGEVHGQNAVLVWKAGKADGLLLRDHDSLRIFVPWLERVGLADPEYRLKKGHPNTLYHQRAEDLLFWLQTLGIQVNMRAIIDTLAETYAIPAVTLWLALREELELLIESIDFDDEARSMIRHQLFEVANWPQKLLLTPMIERAGGPGSMPFGKGEVVNPFRRLARDQ; encoded by the coding sequence ATGACAACACAGACACGCGCCGCTGATGGGGTGATGCAGGATTTGGTCGACCGCCTGCTGGCGGAGAATTTTTTTGGTCCTGGGCCCTTGTCGATGATCGAGCCGGCGCAATGGTCAAGCGCCTTGCCGTTGCCATTTGTCGAATTGAGCGCAGAGCAGCGTATCTGGTGCTGGCAGGACATCACCATTGCATTGCGCCCGGGCATCACTCAGCTTTGGGAGAAAGTCCCTGGCACGGCGGTGTTGCAGCGTCAGCCGAACGCACCTGATTGGCAATCGTTATCGCCGGAGGCCTTTATGGGCTGCGTATTTGCCGGAACCGACAACATTTCACAGGATAACGGCAAGGGGCAGGCGCTGTTTATGGATGCGCTACGCTGCAGCATTCGTCAGATGGCGCTGTCGCTCAATCATCGGGTGGCAACGCAAGATCTGATGAGTAAAGACGGTGGCGCGTTTTTCCTGGCCATGGAGCAATGGGCATCGTTGCGCGATCGCCCCTATCATCCGTTAGCCAAGGCCAAGCAAGGGTTGAATGATGCTGACTATCAGGCTTATCAGGCCGAATTTGCCCGTCCGGTGGCATTACATTGGGTGGCGATAGAAAAAAGCCTGCTGCTGTGTGGCAGCGGCGTGACGGATGTGCAGCAGCAGTATCCGGCCCGCTATTTATTGCCGGGTGCACAGCGTCAGGCGCTATGGCAGGAAATGCGCAGTCTGGGGATTGCCGAGAGCCACATTGCGTTGCCAGTACACCCGTGGCAGTCTCGGCAGGTCCTGGAAGCACAACTGGGAAGCTGGTTCGCCGATGGTCTATGCCAGCGGTTGCAATTTTGCGACACCGAGGTATTTGCCACCTCCTCGTTGCGCTCGATGACGCCGTGTTTCAACGGTGCCGACTACCTGAAGTTACCGATTGCCGTTTATTCGCTGGCTTCGTCGCGTTATTTGCCTGCGGTGAAGATGATCAATGGTGGTTTGAGTGAAGCCCTGTTGCGCGAGGGGCGAGATCAGGATCCTATACTGCAACGCTCGCTGTATCTGTGTGACGAAAATCGCTGGTGGGCGTTTATGCCGCCACAGGCGACGCTGTTTGACGATGCGCCACGGCATCTTTCCGCACAGGTGCGCGGTTATCCGGCTGAACTGCTCGATGACCCGGATTGCCGCCTGATGCCGATGGCGGCGCTGGGAACGTCTTTGCCCGACAGCAAGCAGCATTTCTTTGATGACTGGCTGCAATACCGCCAGTTGCCGGCGGATGCAGCATCGGTACTGATCCTGTTCCGTGAACTGTGCCACTGCTTCTTTGGGGTCAATCTGCGCATGTTCCGTCTGGGCATGATGGGCGAAGTCCATGGGCAAAATGCGGTGTTGGTGTGGAAAGCGGGTAAAGCCGATGGGCTGTTATTGCGTGATCATGACTCTTTGCGTATTTTTGTGCCCTGGCTGGAACGCGTCGGGCTGGCCGATCCGGAATATCGCCTGAAGAAAGGGCACCCGAATACCCTGTATCACCAGCGGGCGGAAGATCTGCTGTTCTGGCTGCAAACGCTGGGGATCCAGGTCAATATGCGCGCTATTATCGATACGCTGGCGGAAACTTATGCGATCCCTGCCGTAACGTTGTGGCTGGCATTACGGGAAGAGTTGGAGTTACTGATTGAATCCATTGATTTTGATGACGAGGCTCGCAGCATGATCCGTCACCAATTGTTTGAGGTGGCCAACTGGCCGCAGAAACTGTTGCTGACGCCGATGATTGAGCGGGCAGGTGGGCCGGGCAGTATGCCGTTTGGCAAGGGCGAAGTGGTTAACCCATTCCGCAGGTTGGCGCGTGACCAATAG